A section of the Flavobacterium ardleyense genome encodes:
- a CDS encoding sensor histidine kinase has protein sequence MQNLEKSVVAMSESSSRLMEYEQVLSILSVNESSLRSFIITKDSSYIKERFYQKNSVLPILTRIENAGVDTAYGVTNDSLIKLIDVRFALFDLVLDESKDVSKIESIKIAEVLQRGDIISDQLREYIRASVNTEVTNLKLFKINHHYELQTSIVTTFLIVTLALFIILVSISQINSDVKKLKRVNSELSFLNYTFNKAEKIAGISHWKYNVEQRKFTFSDNFWSSVEGFNSNLQMGVAQVFKRIHPEDKRKVITTYSESFDKLLPTSIIFRIFTGVDELRYIKAVGSYVQNDEGEHIKIAVNYDITEQYSANLEMEKINNNLQTINDELESFNNIVSHDMQEPLRKIQMFISRIESDEIKKLSPAAQGYFDRISFAANRMQNLMIDLVNYSQSVKGEKIFERVDLKGLVGKVVDMLPLEIEEHKVKIEIGQLPEIIGLPFQLQQLFVNLVSNAIKFGKEDETNLIQIYLDESEKSEERDLLRFPREDFYKIVISDTGVGFEQQFATKIFKLFRTLKKASQQKGTGIGLSICKRVMDNHNGFIFAQGKTNQGSKFILYFPKNLSTNHNPLHDII, from the coding sequence ATGCAAAACCTCGAGAAATCGGTGGTTGCTATGTCGGAATCTAGTTCGAGATTGATGGAATATGAGCAAGTTCTTTCTATTCTTTCTGTCAATGAGTCTAGTTTACGTAGTTTTATTATAACTAAAGACAGCTCGTATATCAAAGAGCGATTCTATCAAAAAAATTCTGTTCTTCCCATCCTTACTCGGATAGAAAATGCGGGTGTTGATACAGCCTATGGTGTTACTAATGATAGTTTAATAAAATTGATTGACGTTCGCTTTGCATTATTTGATTTGGTTTTGGATGAGTCCAAAGATGTTTCAAAAATAGAAAGTATTAAAATCGCGGAAGTGCTGCAAAGAGGAGATATTATTTCGGATCAGCTGCGAGAATATATACGGGCTTCTGTAAATACGGAGGTCACTAACTTAAAACTATTTAAAATTAATCATCATTATGAGCTACAGACTTCAATTGTAACAACATTTTTAATTGTGACCTTGGCATTGTTTATAATTTTAGTTTCTATAAGTCAGATTAATTCTGATGTTAAGAAATTGAAGAGAGTGAACAGCGAACTGAGTTTTTTAAATTACACTTTTAATAAAGCAGAAAAAATTGCAGGAATCAGTCACTGGAAGTATAATGTAGAGCAAAGGAAATTTACTTTTTCGGATAATTTTTGGTCTTCGGTTGAAGGTTTTAACAGTAATCTTCAAATGGGTGTAGCGCAGGTCTTCAAGAGAATACATCCCGAAGATAAAAGAAAAGTTATTACTACTTATTCTGAGTCATTTGATAAGTTACTTCCCACTTCTATAATTTTTCGGATTTTTACTGGTGTAGATGAGTTGCGATATATTAAAGCGGTAGGCAGCTATGTGCAAAATGACGAAGGCGAACATATCAAGATTGCAGTAAATTACGATATTACAGAGCAATACTCTGCCAACCTCGAAATGGAGAAAATTAACAATAATCTTCAAACTATCAATGATGAGCTTGAGTCTTTTAATAATATTGTAAGTCATGATATGCAAGAGCCTCTTCGAAAAATCCAGATGTTTATCTCGCGAATAGAATCAGACGAAATTAAAAAGCTCTCTCCAGCAGCTCAAGGTTATTTTGATAGAATAAGTTTTGCGGCAAATCGAATGCAAAACTTAATGATCGACTTGGTTAATTATTCACAATCTGTAAAAGGAGAAAAAATTTTTGAAAGAGTCGATCTTAAAGGTCTTGTTGGTAAGGTTGTAGATATGCTTCCTTTAGAAATAGAAGAGCACAAAGTAAAAATTGAAATCGGCCAATTGCCAGAAATTATAGGACTGCCCTTCCAACTACAACAACTTTTTGTAAATTTAGTAAGCAACGCCATCAAATTTGGCAAAGAAGATGAAACGAATTTAATTCAGATTTATCTGGATGAATCAGAAAAAAGTGAAGAGCGAGATTTACTTCGATTTCCAAGGGAAGACTTTTATAAAATTGTTATTTCTGATACGGGTGTTGGTTTTGAGCAGCAATTTGCCACCAAAATTTTCAAGCTATTTAGAACCTTGAAGAAAGCCTCTCAGCAGAAGGGCACTGGCATTGGACTTTCTATTTGCAAACGCGTTATGGATAATCATAACGGTTTTATTTTCGCACAAGGAAAAACTAATCAAGGCTCGAAATTTATTCTATATTTCCCTAAAAATTTGTCTACAAATCATAATCCTCTGCACGACATAATCTGA
- a CDS encoding helix-turn-helix domain-containing protein codes for MKFYIKIDTNTACQAIVKEQFEARGIDFELLNSSEVTIKKQIANEQLAALESDLSQYGIELISNPKNQLIQKIKDTIVTLVHEPDMPLTTISVYLSDKLNLSYGYISNLFSEYTFSSIENYFIIQKIERAKKLIIEEDLTLTEISYKLNYSSVAHLSGQFKKTTGLTPSMFKRIIEKRRESAEIS; via the coding sequence ATGAAATTTTATATAAAAATAGACACCAACACAGCCTGTCAAGCAATTGTAAAAGAGCAATTTGAAGCCCGTGGAATTGACTTCGAATTGTTAAACAGCAGCGAAGTGACAATTAAGAAACAAATAGCAAATGAGCAACTTGCCGCGTTGGAATCTGATTTGTCGCAGTACGGTATCGAATTAATCAGCAATCCTAAAAATCAATTAATACAGAAAATAAAGGATACCATTGTAACTTTGGTTCATGAGCCAGATATGCCCTTGACCACCATTTCTGTTTATTTGTCAGATAAACTCAACCTTAGCTATGGCTATATTTCCAACTTATTTTCTGAATACACCTTCAGTTCAATTGAGAATTACTTCATAATTCAGAAAATAGAACGTGCCAAAAAATTGATTATTGAAGAAGATTTAACTCTAACCGAAATTTCATATAAATTGAATTATAGCTCAGTAGCGCACTTATCTGGTCAATTTAAAAAAACCACAGGTCTAACACCATCAATGTTTAAACGTATTATTGAAAAAAGAAGAGAGAGTGCTGAGATTAGCTAA
- a CDS encoding phage holin family protein yields the protein MMEDKSKIEQIYERVEQYVSTSVELYKLKALQKVAETATSILTSVILAIFGLLFLLFVSIGLAIYLGEVLGKMHYGFMIVSGIYLLFAVIVYALRAQVLKDKVNTYIVRKIFKD from the coding sequence ATGATGGAAGATAAATCAAAAATTGAGCAAATATACGAGCGAGTTGAACAGTATGTTTCAACTTCTGTTGAATTGTACAAATTAAAAGCCCTACAAAAGGTGGCTGAAACAGCTACGTCCATTCTTACTTCAGTAATATTGGCGATCTTTGGTTTACTATTTCTATTATTTGTAAGTATTGGTCTAGCAATTTATTTAGGAGAAGTTTTAGGGAAAATGCATTATGGATTTATGATTGTTTCAGGTATTTATTTACTATTTGCGGTCATCGTCTATGCACTGCGAGCTCAGGTGCTTAAAGATAAGGTAAACACTTATATTGTGCGTAAAATTTTTAAAGATTAA
- a CDS encoding YtxH domain-containing protein translates to MKSGKVLLGALAGVAIGAVVGVLLAPEKGADTRKKISKKSQDLADDMKSQVSGLKDKYNDLVEKVENKVDSFANKGGDLVDNAKNELKGAANDFKSAAQGQGNQR, encoded by the coding sequence ATGAAATCAGGTAAAGTATTATTAGGAGCATTAGCAGGAGTAGCAATTGGAGCAGTAGTAGGAGTTTTATTAGCACCAGAAAAAGGAGCAGACACAAGAAAAAAAATCTCTAAAAAAAGTCAGGATCTTGCAGATGATATGAAATCACAAGTAAGCGGACTTAAAGATAAATACAACGATCTTGTAGAAAAAGTTGAAAATAAAGTTGACTCTTTTGCAAATAAAGGTGGAGATTTAGTTGACAATGCTAAGAATGAGCTTAAAGGAGCTGCAAACGATTTTAAATCTGCTGCACAAGGTCAAGGGAATCAGAGATAA